One window of Camelina sativa cultivar DH55 chromosome 4, Cs, whole genome shotgun sequence genomic DNA carries:
- the LOC104782916 gene encoding pre-mRNA-splicing factor 38B-like, producing MDGSFHTPEWHAARLASLKTTQTITWEEYKKKQKEEELKKGELEADTDKLMREYRAQLDAERALKLSKGRNYSTDNSRKDKKKRDLTDRKERDTKRKRSKKRKHSRRRSSDSSSSSESSSSGEEESRKSRSSSKISKRERKHKSRGIH from the exons ATGGATGGTTCATTTCATACACCAGAGTGGCATGCTGCTCGTTTGGCCAGTCTCAAGACTACTCAGACAATTACTTGGGAAGAGtataagaagaagcaaaag GAAGAAGAATTGAAAAAGGGGGAACTTGAAGCAGATACTGATAAACTGATGCGTGAGTATAGAGCTCAGCTGGATGCTGAAAGGGCACTGAAGCTCTCTAAGGGAAGGAACTATTCTACAGATAATTCCAGAAAAG ataagaagaagagagatctcACAGATAGAAAGGAAAGAgatacaaagagaaagagaagcaaaaagagaaag cATTCGAGAAGGCGATCATCTGACTCAAGCTCATCTTCTGAATCATCAAGTAGTGGCGAAGAGGAATCTAGGAAATCAAGGTCAAgttctaaaatatcaaaaagggagaggaaacaCAAATCTAGAGGCATACATTGA
- the LOC104782917 gene encoding formin-like protein 2, translating into MTKLPFCFIFAVLCFFSSSSTADQRLHSRHLLHQPFFPVITAAPPPYQQPSSSQPPSPSPHAHHHHHKKQPAVPPPPPHEKHVFSSVANPPPPPPPSPPHRNPFFPSSDPASTASHPPPAPPPPASLPTFPANISSLLFPTHQNPSKRHSNHYISKLVTITASAISAAALLSLFAVIIIFIRRTRHRRRSSPADDTKSTRSDALQLFNASPSDGSLKHKQHQQPPKYTSSHTSSEFLYLGTLVNSRSGGLDQQKSPISLSGGVTGVLELPPPASSSSSSSYSQYQKLGSPELRPLPPLPKLPSFTPTYKSTEQLNPKRQDFDGDDNENDEFYSPRGSSGRKQSPTRVWASIMKDSDVDQIGHRSINGSGSNSCSPANSASPGTSLKPKSISPPLSRHSQNSSNDGVPKRPCPKRPPPPPPPPPSQLLEIPSTVSLSSPIPATMPLSPPSGDSDPEKKEETLKPKLKPLHWDKVRASSSHAMVWDQIKSNSFQVNEEMIETLFKVNDPSSRTREAVVVQSGNQENQENQFLDPRKSHNIAILLRALNVTADEVCEALVEGNSDTLGPELLECLLKMAPTKEEEDKLKELKDDDGSPSKIGPAEKFLKALLTIPFAFRRIDAMLYIVNFESETEYLKRSFDTLEAACGELKNTRMFLKLLEAVLKTGNRMNIGTNRGDAHAFKLDTLLKLVDIKGADGKTTLLHFVVQEIIKFEGARVPFTPTQSHIGNNMAEQSAFQDDLELKKLGLQVVSGLSSQLINVKKAAAMDSNSLINETAEIARGITKVKEVIAELKKETGVERLLESMNTFLNKAEKEITEIQSHGDNVMKMVKEVTEYFHGNSESHSFRIFAVVRDFLTILDQVCKEVGRVNERTVYGSVPRHSLSNQTTTPLFPLVDNNNSQLSPSGSIDNEDGSF; encoded by the exons ATGACTAAACTACCCTTCTGTTTCATCTTTGCcgttctctgcttcttctcttcgtccTCCACGGCCGATCAGCGTCTCCACTCTCGTCACTTACTTCATCAACCCTTTTTCCCAGTCATAACCGCCGCTCCACCGCCGTATCAACAACCCTCTTCTTCCCAACCTCCGTCTCCTTCCCCACACGCGCATCACCACCATCACAAGAAACAACCAGCGGTGCCGCCACCGCCACCCCACGAGAAACATGTTTTCTCATCCGTCGCaaaccctcctcctcctcctccgccgtctcCGCCGCATCGTAACCcttttttcccttcttcagACCCTGCTTCTACCGCCTCTCATCCTCCTCCCGCACCTCCTCCGCCGGCCTCATTACCTACTTTTCCCGCCAACatctcttctctcctcttcccAACTCATCAGAACCCTTCCAAACGTCACAGCAACCACTACATCTCCAAGCTCGTCACCATAACCGCCTCGGCCATCTCCGCCGCGGCTCTCCTCTCTCTATTCGCCGtcattatcatcttcatccGCCGAACTCGCCATCGCCGCCGGTCTTCCCCTGCAGACGACACCAAATCCACAAGATCGGACGCTCTTCAGCTCTTCAACGCCTCTCCTTCCGACGGCTCTctgaaacacaaacaacatcaacaaccacCCAAGTACACTTCTTCCCACACTTCCTCCGAGTTTCTCTACTTGGGTACTCTAGTAAACTCTCGAAGCGGTGGTTTAGATCAGCAAAAATCTCCCATCTCCCTCTCCGGCGGAGTCACCGGCGTACTGGAACTACCTCCTCCAGCTTCgtcgtcttcctcttcatcttacTCACAGTACCAAAAGCTAGGCTCGCCGGAGCTTCGTCCTCTTCCTCCTTTACCAAAGCTTCCATCTTTCACTCCGACTTACAAAAGCACTGAACAGTTAAACCCTAAAAGACAAGACTTTGATGGAGACGACAACGAAAACGATGAGTTTTACTCTCCTAGAGGATCTTCAGGGCGTAAGCAGAGCCCGACACGTGTCTGGGCTAGTATAATGAAGGACTCTGATGTTGATCAGATTGGCCACAGGAGTATCAACGGCTCCGGTTCGAACTCGTGTTCGCCAGCTAACTCAGCTTCTCCGGGGACAAGCTTGAAACCTAAGTCGATAAGTCCTCCTCTGTCGCGGCACAGTCAGAACAGCTCAAACGACGGCGTTCCCAAGCGGCCTTGTCCAAAGAggccacctcctcctcctcctcctcccccgtCACAACTCTTGGAGATTCCGTCTACCGTGTCGCTCTCGTCTCCTATTCCGGCTACTATGCCGCTCTCGCCTCCTAGTGGAGATTCTGATCCTGAGAAAAAAGAGGAGACTTTGAAACCAAAGTTGAAGCCTTTACACTGGGACAAAGTTAGAGCAAGCTCGAGCCATGCTATGGTGTGggatcaaatcaaatcaaactcaTTTCA AGTGAATGAAGAAATGATAGAGACATTGTTTAAGGTGAATGATCCAAgttcaagaacaagagaagCCGTTGTTGTTCAATCAGGGAATCAGGAGAATCAGGAGAATCAGTTTCTTGATCCAAGAAAATCCCACAACATTGCAATTTTGCTGAGAGCTCTTAATGTAACTGCAGATGAAGTATGTGAAGCTCTTGTAGAAG GCAACTCGGATACGCTTGGACCCGAGCTTCTTGAGTGCTTGCTTAAGATGGCTcctacaaaagaagaagaggacaagCTTAAGGAGCTTAAAGACGATGATGGATCTCCTTCCAAGATAGGACCTGCAGAGAAATTCCTCAAAGCATTGTTGACCATTCCTTTCGCCTTCAGAAGAATCGATGCAATGCTTTACATAGTCAACTTCGAATCAGAAACCGAGTACCTTAAAAGATCCTTTGACACTCTCGAG GCTGCTTGTGGTGAGTTAAAGAACACGCGGatgttcttgaagcttttggAAGCAGTGCTCAAGACCGGGAACCGGATGAATATAGGAACCAATAGAGGTGATGCGCATGCTTTCAAGCTCGACACACTCTTAAAACTGGTAGATATCAAAGGCGCGGATGGGAAAACCACTTTACTGCATTTCGTGGTTCAAGAGATCATTAAATTTGAAGGAGCTCGGGTTCCTTTTACTCCTACTCAAAGCCATATAGGCAATAACATGGCTGAGCAATCTGCATTCCAAGACGACCTAGAGCTCAAGAAGCTAGGGTTGCAAGTAGTTTCAGGTCTCAGCTCTCAGTTGATAAACGTCAAGAAAGCAGCTGCAATGGATTCAAACTCCCTAATTAACGAAACAGCAGAAATCGCCAGAGGAATAACCAAAGTCAAGGAAGTCATCGCGGAGCTGAAGAAAGAAACCGGTGTAGAGAGACTCTTGGAGTCGATGAACACGTTCTTGAACAAAGCTGAGAAAGAGATCACAGAGATACAATCTCATGGAGACAATGTCATGAAGATGGTGAAAGAAGTAACAGAGTATTTCCACGGGAACTCTGAAAGTCACTCTTTTCGCATATTCGCTGTGGTCAGAGACTTTCTGACGATTCTTGATCAAGTGTGCAAAGAAGTTGGTCGTGTAAACGAGAGAACAGTGTATGGATCCGTGCCACGACATTCGCTTTCGAACCAGACCACCACGCCTCTGTTTCCGTTGGTTGACAATAACAACTCACAGCTTAGTCCCTCGGGTTCTATAGACAACGAGGATGGCTCgttttaa
- the LOC104782918 gene encoding sm-like protein LSM36B — MSGIGEKASGTTKTPADFLKSIRGRPVVVKLNSGVDYRGILTCLDGYMNIAMEQTEEYVNGQLKNKYGDAFIRGNNVLYISTTQGNLADGA; from the exons atgagtGGAATTGGAGAGAAAGCTTCTGGAACAACTAAGACACCTGCTGATTTCTTGAAGTCGATCCGTGGTAGACCAGTTGTTGTCAAGCTCAACTCTGGTGTTGATTACCGAG GCATTCTTACTTGTCTTGATGGGTATATGAACATAGCTATGGAGCAAACAGAAGAGTACGTAAATGGCCAGCTAAAGAACAAATATGGCGATGCTTTTATCCGTGGAAACAACG TTCTTTACATCAGCACAACGCAAGGGAATTTGGCAGATGGAGCCTAG
- the LOC104782921 gene encoding UDP-glycosyltransferase 74F2 has product MEKKSGHVLAIPYPTQGHITPFRQFCKRLHYKGLKTTLALTTFVFNSIKPDQSGPISIATISDGYDHGGFDTADSIHDYLQNFKTCGSKTVADIIRKHQTSDNPITSIVYDAFMPWALDVAREFGLVATPFFTQPCAVNYVYYLSYLNNGSLELPIKELPFFELQDLPSFFSVSGSYPAYFEMVLQQFINFEKADFVLVNSFQELELHEKELWSKACSVLTIGPTIPSIYLDQRIKSDINYDLNLFESKDDFLCTNWLDTRPQGSVVYVAFGSMAQLTNVQMEELALAVSNFSFLWVVRSSEEAKLPSGFLETVNKDTSLVLKWSPQLQILSHKAIGCFLTHCGWNSTMEALTFGVPMVAMPQWTDQPMNAKYIQDVWKAGVRVNTDKKSGISKREEIEFSIKEAMEGERSVEMKRNVKKWRDLAVKSLNEGGSTDINIDTFVSKVERNKVIT; this is encoded by the exons atggagaagaagagtggaCATGTATTGGCAATTCCATATCCAACGCAAGGACACATCACTCCATTCCGCCAATTCTGCAAACGACTTCACTACAAAGGTCTCAAAACCACTCTTGCTCTCACCACTTTCGTCTTCAACTCCATCAAACCTGACCAATCTGGTCCGATCTCCATAGCCACCATCTCCGACGGCTATGACCACGGTGGCTTCGACACAGCTGATTCCATCCACGACTACCTCCAAAACTTCAAAACTTGCGGCTCCAAAACCGTAGCAGACATCATCCGCAAACACCAAACTAGTGATAACCCCATCACTAGTATCGTCTATGATGCTTTCATGCCTTGGGCGCTTGACGTTGCTAGAGAGTTTGGTTTAGTTGCTACTCCTTTCTTTACGCAACCTTGTGCTGTTAACTACGTTTATTATCTTTCCTACCTAAATAATGGAAGCTTGGAGCTTCCCATTAAGGAATTGCCTTTCTTTGAGCTACAAGATTtgccttctttcttctctgtttctggaTCTTACCCTGCTTACTTTGAGATGGTCCTTCAACAGTTTATAAATTTCGAAAAAGCTGATTTCGTACTCGTTAATAGCTTCCAAGAGTTGGAACTTCAT GAGAAGGAACTGTGGTCGAAAGCTTGCTCCGTGTTGACAATTGGTCCGACTATTCCATCAATTTACTTAGACCAACGTATCAAATCAGACATCAACTATGATCTGAATCTGTTCGAATCGAAAGATGATTTCCTCTGCACTAACTGGCTCGACACGAGGCCACAAGGGTCGGTGGTGTACGTAGCATTCGGAAGCATGGCTCAGCTGACTAATGTGCAGATGGAGGAGCTTGCTTTAGCAGTCAGCAACTTCAGCTTCCTGTGGGTGGTCAGATCTTCAGAGGAAGCCAAGCTCCCATCAGGGTTTCTTGAGACAGTGAACAAAGACACAAGCTTGGTCTTGAAATGGAGTCCTCAACTTCAAATTCTGTCACACAAAGCCATCGGTTGTTTCTTGACTCACTGCGGCTGGAACTCAACCATGGAGGCATTGACCTTTGGGGTTCCCATGGTGGCAATGCCTCAATGGACTGATCAGCCAATGAACGCAAAGTATATACAAGATGTGTGGAAGGCTGGAGTTCGTGTGAATACAGACAAGAAGAGTGGGATTTCCAAGAGAGAGGAGATTGAGTTTAGCATTAAGGAAGCGATGGAAGGAGAGAGGAGTGTAGAGATGAAAAGGAACGTGAAGAAATGGAGAGACTTGGCTGTCAAGTCACTCAATGAAGGAGGCTCTACAGATATCAACATTGACACATTTGTATCAAAGGTTGAGAGAAATAAAGTTATCACATGA
- the LOC104782920 gene encoding UDP-glycosyltransferase 74F2-like: MEKTSGHVLAFPYPAQGHITPVRQFCKRLHYKGLKTTLALTTFVFNSIKPDQSGPISIATISDGYDHGGFDTADSIHDYLQNFKTCGSKTVADIIRKNQTSDNPITCIVYDAFMPWALDVAREFGLVATPFFTQSCAVNYVYYLSYLNNGCLELPIKELPFLELQDLPSFFSVSGSYPAYFEMVLQQFINFEKADFVLVNSFQELEIHEKELWSKACSVLTIGPTIPSIYLDQRIKSDTNYDLNLFESNDDVLCTNWLDTRPQGSVVYVAFGSMAQLTNVQMEELALAVSNFSFLWVVRSSEDAKLPSGFLEKVKKDTSLVLKWSPQLQVLSHKAIGCFLTHCGWNSTMEALTIGVPMVTMPQWTDQPMNAKYIQDVWKAGVRVKTDKKSGIAKREEIEFSIKEAMEGERSVEMKRNVKKWRDLAVKSLNEGGSTDINIDTFVSKVERNKVIT; encoded by the exons atggagaagacGAGCGGACATGTTTTGGCATTTCCATATCCAGCGCAAGGACACATCACTCCAGTCCGCCAATTCTGCAAACGACTTCACTACAAAGGTCTCAAAACCACTCTTGCTCTCACCACTTTCGTCTTCAACTCCATCAAACCTGACCAATCTGGTCCGATCTCCATAGCCACCATCTCCGACGGCTATGACCACGGCGGCTTCGACACAGCTGATTCCATCCACGACTACCTCCAAAACTTCAAAACTTGCGGCTCCAAAACCGTTGCAGACATCATCCGTAAAAACCAAACTAGTGATAACCCTATCACTTGTATCGTCTATGATGCTTTCATGCCTTGGGCGCTTGACGTTGCTAGAGAGTTTGGTTTAGTTGCTACTCCTTTCTTTACGCAATCTTGTGCTGTTAACTACGTTTATTATCTTTCCTACCTAAATAATGGATGCTTGGAGCTTCCCATTAAGGAATTGCCTTTTCTTGAGCTTCAAGATTTGccctctttcttctctgtttctggaTCTTACCCTGCTTACTTTGAGATGGTCCTTCAACAGTTTATAAATTTCGAAAAAGCTGATTTCGTACTCGTTAATAGCTTCCAAGAGTTGGAAATTCAT GAGAAGGAACTGTGGTCGAAAGCTTGTTCCGTGTTGACAATTGGTCCGACTATTCCATCAATTTACTTAGACCAACGTATCAAGTCAGACACCAACTATGATCTGAATCTCTTCGAATCGAACGATGATGTCCTCTGCACTAACTGGCTCGACACGAGGCCACAAGGGTCGGTGGTGTACGTAGCATTCGGAAGCATGGCTCAGCTGACTAATGTGCAGATGGAGGAGCTTGCTTTAGCAGTTAGCAACTTCAGCTTCCTGTGGGTGGTCAGATCTTCAGAGGACGCAAAGCTCCCATCAGGGTTTCTTGAGAAAGTGAAGAAAGACACAAGCTTGGTCTTAAAATGGAGTCCTCAGCTTCAAGTTCTGTCACACAAAGCCATCGGTTGTTTCTTGACTCACTGCGGCTGGAACTCAACCATGGAGGCATTGACCATTGGGGTTCCCATGGTGACAATGCCTCAATGGACTGATCAGCCAATGAACGCAAAGTACATACAAGATGTGTGGAAGGCTGGAGTTCGTGTGAAGACAGACAAGAAGAGTGGGATTGCCAAGAGAGAGGAGATTGAGTTTAGCATTAAGGAAGCGATGGAAGGAGAGAGGAGTGTAGAGATGAAAAGGAACGTGAAGAAATGGAGAGACTTGGCTGTCAAGTCACTCAATGAAGGAGGCTCTACAGATATCAACATTGACACATTTGTATCAAAGGTTGAGAGAAATAAAGTTATCACATGA
- the LOC104782922 gene encoding UDP-glycosyltransferase 74F1 isoform X1, producing the protein MEKMRGHVLAVPFPSQGHITPIRQFCKRLHSKGFKTTHTLTTFIFNTIHLDPSSPISIATISDGYDQGGFSSAGSVSEYLQNFKTFGSKTVADVIRKHQNTDNPITCIVYDSFMPWALDLAREFGLVAAPFFTQSCAVNYINYLSCTNNGSLTLPIKDLPLLELQDLPTFVTPTGSHLAYFEMVLQQFTNFQKADFVLVNSFHDLDLHEEELLSKVCPVLTIGPTVPSMYLDKQIKSDNDYDLNLFDLKEAALCTEWLDSRPQGSVVYIAFGSMAKLSSEQMAEIALAVSNISYLWVVRASEESKLPTGFLETVDKDKSLVLNWSPQLQVLSHKAIGCFMTHCGWNSTMEGLSLGVPMVAMPQWTDQPMNAKYIQDVWKVGVRVKAEKESGIAKREEIELSIKEVMEGEKSKEMRENAKKWSDLAVKSLSEGGSTDININAFVSKIQIK; encoded by the exons atggagaagatgagGGGACATGTATTAGCAGTGCCATTCCCAAGCCAAGGACACATCACCCCGATTCGCCAATTCTGTAAACGGCTTCACTCCAAAGGTTTCAAAACCACTCACACTCTCACCACTTTCATCTTCAACACAATCCACCTCGACCCATCTAGTCCTATCTCCATAGCCACAATCTCCGACGGCTACGACCAAGGAGGCTTCTCATCAGCCGGTTCGGTCTCTGAGTACCTCCAAAACTTCAAGACCTTCGGCTCCAAAACCGTTGCTGATGTCATCCGCAAGCACCAGAATACTGATAACCCCATCACTTGTATCGTCTACGATTCTTTCATGCCTTGGGCACTTGACCTTGCAAGGGAGTTCGGTTTAGTTGCTGCTCCTTTCTTCACGCAGTCTTGCGCCGTCAACTATATCAATTACCTTTCTTGCACTAACAATGGAAGCTTGACACTTCCCATCAAGGATTTGCCTCTTCTTGAGCTCCAAG ATTTGCCTACTTTCGTCACTCCTACTGGCTCCCACCTTGCTTACTTTGAGATGGTGCTTCAACAGTTCACCAACTTCCAGAAAGCTGATTTCGTACTCGTTAATTCCTTCCATGACCTTGACCTTCAT GAAGAGGAGTTGTTGTCGAAAGTTTGTCCTGTGTTGACAATTGGTCCAACTGTTCCATCAATGTACTTAGACAAACAGATCAAATCAGACAACGACTATGATCTAAACCTCTTTGACTTGAAAGAAGCTGCCTTATGCACTGAGTGGCTAGACTCAAGGCCACAAGGGTCGGTGGTATACATAGCTTTTGGGAGCATGGCTAAACTGAGTAGCGAGCAGATGGCAGAGATTGCTTTGGCGGTCAGCAACATCAGCTACCTGTGGGTGGTCAGAGCTTCAGAGGAGTCAAAGCTTCCAACAGGGTTTCTTGAAACAGTGGATAAAGACAAGAGCTTGGTACTGAACTGGAGTCCTCAGCTTCAAGTTCTGTCACACAAAGCCATCGGTTGTTTCATGACTCATTGTGGCTGGAACTCAACCATGGAGGGTTTGAGTTTAGGGGTTCCAATGGTGGCTATGCCTCAGTGGACTGATCAACCCATGAATGCAAAGTATATTCAAGACGTGTGGAAGGTTGGGGTTCGTGTGAAAGCAGAGAAAGAAAGTGGGATTGCCAAAAGagaggagattgagttgagcaTCAAGGAAGTGATGGAAGGAGAGAAGAGCAAAGAGATGAGGGAGAACGCGAAGAAATGGAGTGACTTGGCTGTGAAGTCACTCAGTGAAGGAGGCTCTACAGATATCAACATTAACGCCTTTGTATcgaaaattcaaatcaaataa
- the LOC104782922 gene encoding UDP-glycosyltransferase 74F1 isoform X2 yields MEKMRGHVLAVPFPSQGHITPIRQFCKRLHSKGFKTTHTLTTFIFNTIHLDPSSPISIATISDGYDQGGFSSAGSVSEYLQNFKTFGSKTVADVIRKHQNTDNPITCIVYDSFMPWALDLAREFGLVAAPFFTQSCAVNYINYLSCTNNGSLTLPIKDLPLLELQDLPTFVTPTGSHLAYFEMVLQQFTNFQKADFVLVNSFHDLDLHEEELLSKVCPVLTIGPTVPSMYLDKQIKSDNDYDLNLFDLKEAALCTEWLDSRPQGSVVYIAFGSMAKLSSEQMAEIALAVSNISYLWVVRASEESKLPTGFLETVDKDKSLVLNWSPQLQVLSHKAIGCFMTHCGWNSTMEGLSLGVPMVAMPQWTDQPMNAKYIQDVWKVGVRVKAEKESGIAKREEIELSIKEVMEGEKSKEMRENAKKWSDLAVKSLSEGGSTDININAFVSKIQIK; encoded by the exons atggagaagatgagGGGACATGTATTAGCAGTGCCATTCCCAAGCCAAGGACACATCACCCCGATTCGCCAATTCTGTAAACGGCTTCACTCCAAAGGTTTCAAAACCACTCACACTCTCACCACTTTCATCTTCAACACAATCCACCTCGACCCATCTAGTCCTATCTCCATAGCCACAATCTCCGACGGCTACGACCAAGGAGGCTTCTCATCAGCCGGTTCGGTCTCTGAGTACCTCCAAAACTTCAAGACCTTCGGCTCCAAAACCGTTGCTGATGTCATCCGCAAGCACCAGAATACTGATAACCCCATCACTTGTATCGTCTACGATTCTTTCATGCCTTGGGCACTTGACCTTGCAAGGGAGTTCGGTTTAGTTGCTGCTCCTTTCTTCACGCAGTCTTGCGCCGTCAACTATATCAATTACCTTTCTTGCACTAACAATGGAAGCTTGACACTTCCCATCAAGGATTTGCCTCTTCTTGAGCTCCAAGATCTGCCTACTTTCGTCACTCCTACTGGCTCCCACCTTGCTTACTTTGAGATGGTGCTTCAACAGTTCACCAACTTCCAAAAAGCTGATTTCGTACTCGTTAATTCCTTCCATGACCTTGACCTTCAT GAAGAGGAGTTGTTGTCGAAAGTTTGTCCTGTGTTGACAATTGGTCCAACTGTTCCATCAATGTACTTAGACAAACAGATCAAATCAGACAACGACTATGATCTAAACCTCTTTGACTTGAAAGAAGCTGCCTTATGCACTGAGTGGCTAGACTCAAGGCCACAAGGGTCGGTGGTATACATAGCTTTTGGGAGCATGGCTAAACTGAGTAGCGAGCAGATGGCAGAGATTGCTTTGGCGGTCAGCAACATCAGCTACCTGTGGGTGGTCAGAGCTTCAGAGGAGTCAAAGCTTCCAACAGGGTTTCTTGAAACAGTGGATAAAGACAAGAGCTTGGTACTGAACTGGAGTCCTCAGCTTCAAGTTCTGTCACACAAAGCCATCGGTTGTTTCATGACTCATTGTGGCTGGAACTCAACCATGGAGGGTTTGAGTTTAGGGGTTCCAATGGTGGCTATGCCTCAGTGGACTGATCAACCCATGAATGCAAAGTATATTCAAGACGTGTGGAAGGTTGGGGTTCGTGTGAAAGCAGAGAAAGAAAGTGGGATTGCCAAAAGagaggagattgagttgagcaTCAAGGAAGTGATGGAAGGAGAGAAGAGCAAAGAGATGAGGGAGAACGCGAAGAAATGGAGTGACTTGGCTGTGAAGTCACTCAGTGAAGGAGGCTCTACAGATATCAACATTAACGCCTTTGTATcgaaaattcaaatcaaataa